A genomic segment from Roseibium sp. Sym1 encodes:
- a CDS encoding YkvA family protein, whose translation MSWNLRDWARIIKRDVAALCSASRDPRVPWYAKALAIVVAGYALSPIDLIPDFIPVLGYLDDVVLLPLGIYFVIKLIPPEIMAEHRELAAAAAERPVSRIAAAIIIACWVVAFALTIWFLHGYFST comes from the coding sequence ATGAGCTGGAACCTTCGCGATTGGGCACGGATCATAAAGCGCGACGTCGCTGCTCTTTGCAGCGCGAGCCGAGATCCGCGTGTTCCGTGGTACGCGAAGGCCCTCGCCATTGTCGTTGCTGGCTATGCCCTTTCCCCCATTGACCTAATCCCCGACTTCATACCCGTACTTGGTTACCTGGATGATGTCGTGCTTCTGCCGCTCGGTATTTATTTCGTCATTAAGCTCATTCCACCCGAGATCATGGCGGAGCACCGGGAACTAGCAGCCGCTGCCGCCGAACGACCGGTTAGCCGTATCGCTGCCGCGATTATCATCGCATGCTGGGTTGTGGCATTTGCTCTTACGATTTGGTTCTTGCACGGTTACTTTTCCACATAG